A region of Diceros bicornis minor isolate mBicDic1 chromosome 31, mDicBic1.mat.cur, whole genome shotgun sequence DNA encodes the following proteins:
- the MADD gene encoding MAP kinase-activating death domain protein isoform X12 — MVQKKKFCPRLLDYLVIVGARHPSSDSVAQTPELLRRYPLEDHAEFPLPPDVVFFCQPEGCLSVRQRRMSLRDDTSFVFTLTDKDTGVTRYGICVNFYRSFQKRMPKEKGEGGAGSRAKEGPRAACASEEVGTESSESGSSLQPPSADSTPDVNQSPRGKRRAKAGSRSRNSTLTSLCVLSHYPFFSTFRECLYTLKRLVDCCSERLLGKKLGIPRGIQRDTMWRIFTGSLLVEEKSSALLHDLREIEAWIYRLLRSPVPVSGQKRVDIEVLPQEFQQALTFALPDPSRFTLVDFPLHLPLELLGVDACLQVLTCILLEHKVVLQSRDYNALSMSVMAFVAMIYPLEYMFPVIPLLPTCMASAEQLLLAPTPYIIGVPASFFLYKLDFKMPDDVWLVDLDSNRVVAPTNAEVLPILPEPESLELKKHLKQALASMSLNTQPILNLEKFHEGQEIPLLLGRPSNDLQSTPSTEFNPLIYGNDVDSVDVATRVAMVRFFNSPNVLQGFQMHTRTLRLFPRPVVAFQAGSFLASRPRQTPFAEKLARTQAVEYFGEWILNPTNYAFQRIHNNMFDPALIGDKPKWYAHQLQPIHYRVYDSNSQLAEALSVPPERDSDSEPTDDSGSDSMDYDDSSSSYSSLGDFVSEMMKCDINGDTPNVDPLTHAALGDASEVEIDELQTQKEEEEPGPDSEHSQENPPLRSSSSTTASSSPSTVIHGASSEPADSTKMDDKAAVSVSKPLPTVPPSIGKSNMDRRQTEIGEGAQKLLRPNSLKLASDSDAESDSRASSPTSTVSNNSTEGFGGIMSFASSLYRNHSTSFSLSNLTLPTKGAREKTTPFPSLKGNRRALVDQKSSVIKHSPTVKREPPSPQGRSSNSSENQQFLKEVVHSVLDGQGVGWLNMKKVRRLLESEQLRVFVLSKLNRTVQSEDDARQDIIPDVEISRKVYKGMLDLLKCTVLSLEQSYAHAGLGGMASIFGLLEIAQTHYYSKEPDKRRRSPTESVNTPVGKDPGLAGRGDPKAMAQLRVPQLGPRAPSAAGRSPKELDTRSLKEENFVASVGPEVIKPVFDLGETEEKKSQISADSGVSLTSGSQRTDTDSVIGVSPAVMVRSSSQDSEVSNSSGETLGADSDLSSNAGDGPGGEGSAHLAGSRGTLSDSEIETNSATSAIFGEAHSLKPSIKETLVGSPVRSSEDASQRVYLYEGLLGKERSTLWDQMQFWEDAFLDAVMLEREGMGMDQGPQEMIDRYLSLGEHDRKRLEDDEDRLLATLLHNLISYMLLMKVNKNDIRKKVRRLMGKSHIGLVYSQQINEVLDQLVNLNGRDLSIRSSGSRHMKKQTFVVHAGTDTNGDLFFMEVCDDCVVLRSNIGTVYERWWYEKLINMTYCPKTKVLCLWRRNGSETQLNKFYTKKCRELYYCVKDSMERAAARQQSIKPGPELGGEFPVQDMKTGEGGLLQVTLEGINLKFMHNQFLKLKKW, encoded by the exons ATGGTGCAAAAGAAGAAGTTCTGTCCTCGATTACTTGACTATCTAGTGATTGTGGGAGCCAG GCACCCGAGCAGCGATAGCGTGGCCCAGACTCCTGAACTGCTGCGGCGATACCCGTTGGAGGATCACGCTGAGTTTCCCCTGCCCCCGGATGTGGTGTTCTTCTGCCAGCCAGAGGGCTGTCTGAGTGTGCGGCAGCGGCGCATGAGCCTGCGGGACGACACTTCTTTTGTCTTCACCCTCACTGACAAGGACACTGGAGTCACGCGTTATGGCATCTGTGTTAACTTCTACCGCTCCTTCCAAAAGCGAATGCCTAAGGAAAAGGGGGAGGGTGGGGCAGGGTCCCGTGCCAAGGAAGGACCCCGTGCTGCCTGTGCCTCAGAAGAGGTTGGCACTGAGAGCTCGGAGAGTGGCTCGTCCCTGCAGCCTCCCAGTGCCGACTCCACCCCGGATGTGAACCAGTCTCCTCGGGGCAAACGCCGGGCCAAGGCGGGGAGCCGGTCCCGCAACAGTACTCTGACGTCCCTGTGCGTGCTTAGCCACTACCCCTTCTTCTCCACCTTCCGAGAGTGTCTCTATACCCTCAAACGTCTGGTGGACTGCTGTAGTGAGCGACTGCTGGGCAAGAAACTGGGCATCCCGCGAGGCATACAAAG AGACACCATGTGGCGCATCTTTACTGGATCACTGCTAGTGGAGGAGAAGTCAAGTGCCCTTCTGCATGACCTTCGAGAGATTGAGGCCTGGATCTATCGGTTGCTGCGCTCCCCAGTACCCGTCTCCGGGCAGAAGCGAGTAGACATTGAGGTCCTGCCCCAGGAGTTCCAGCAAGCTCTGACCTTTGCTCTTCCAGACCCCTCTCGATTCACCCTAGTGGATTTCCCGCTGCACCTTCCCTTGGAACTTCTGGGTGTGGATGCCTGTCTTCAGGTGCTAACCTGCATCCTGTTAGAGCACAAG GTGGTGCTACAGTCCCGAGACTACAACGCGCTCTCTATGTCTGTGATGGCGTTTGTGGCAATGATCTACCCCTTGGAGTATATGTTTCCTGTTATCCCACTGCTGCCCACCTGCATGGCATCGGCAGAGCAG CTGCTGTTGGCTCCAACCCCGTACATTATCGGGGTCCCTGCCAGTTTCTTCCTCTACAAACTGGACTTCAAAATGCCTGATGATGTGTGGCTAGTGGATCTGGACAGCAATAGG GTGGTTGCCCCCACCAATGCAGAAGTGCTGCCTATCCTGCCGGAACCAGAATCATTAGAGCTGAAAAAACATTTAAAGCAG GCCCTCGCCAGCATGAGTCTCAACACCCAGCCCATCCTCAATCTGGAGAAATTCCATGAGGGCCAGGAGATCCCCCTTCTCTTGGGAAGGCCTTCGAATGACCTGCAGTCCACACCTTCCACTGAATTCAACCCACTCATCTATGGCAATGATGTGGATTCTGTGGATGTCGCAACCAG AGTGGCCATGGTCCGTTTCTTCAACTCCCCCAACGTGCTGCAGGGCTTTCAGATGCACACACGTACCCTACGTCTCTTCCCGCGGCCTGTGGTAGCTTTTCAAGCTGGCTCCTTTCTAGCCTCCCGTCCCCGGCAGACTCCTTTTGCTGAGAAATTGGCCAGGACTCAGGCTGTGGAGTACTTTGGAGAATGGATCCTTAACCCCACCAACTATGCCTTTCAGCGAATTCACAACA ACATGTTTGATCCAGCCCTGATTGGTGACAAGCCAAAGTGGTATGCTCATCAGCTGCAGCCCATCCATTATCGAGTCTATGATAGCAATTCCCAGCTGGCCGAGGCGCTGAGTGTGCCACCGGAGCGTGACTCTGACTCTGAACCTACCGATGACAG CGGCAGTGATAGTATGGATTATGATGACTCAAGCTCTTCCTACTCCTCCCTTGGTGACTTTGTTAGTGAAATGATGAAATGTGACATCAATGGTGACACTCCTA ATGTGGATCCCCTGACTCACGCGGCACTGGGGGATGCCAGTGAGGTAGAGATTGATGAGCTGCAAAcccagaaggaagaagaggaacctGGCCCAGACAGCGAGCACTCTCAGGAAAACCCGCCACTGCGCTCCAGCTCCAGCACCACCGCCAGCAGCAGCCCCAGCACTGTCATCCATGGAGCCAGTTCT GAACCTGCTGACTCAACAAAGATGGATGATAAGGCAGCAGTGAGCGTCTCCAAGCCCCTCCCTACTGTGCCTCCCAGCATTGGCAAATCGAACATGGACAGGCGTCAGACAGAAATTGGAGAGGG GGCTCAAAAGCTGCTGCGGCCCAACAGCTTGAAACTGGCAAGCGACTCAGATGCAGAGTCGGACTCTCGAGCGAGCTCTCCCACCTCCACCGTCTCCAACAACAGCACCGAGGGCTTCGGGGGCATCATGTCTTTTGCCA GCAGCCTGTATCGGAACCACAGCACAAGCTTCAGTCTTTCAAACCTCACACTGCCCACCAAAGGTGCCCGAGAGAAGACCACGCCCTTCCCCAGTCTGAAAG GAAACAGGAGGGCCCTAGTGGACCAGAAGTCGTCTGTCATTAAACACAGCCCAACAGTGAAAAGAGAGCCTCCATCACCCCAGGGTCGATCCAGCAATTCTAg TGAAAACCAGCAGTTCCTGAAGGAGGTGGTGCACAGCGTGCTGGATGGCCAGGGAGTTGGCTGGCTCAACATGAAAAAGGTGCGACGGCTGCTGGAGAGCGAGCAGCTGCGAGTCTTTGTCCTGAGCAAGCTGAACCGCACCGTGCAGTCAGAGGACGATGCCCGGCAGGACATCATCCCAGATGTG GAGATCAGTCGAAAGGTGTACAAGGGAATGTTAGACCTGCTCAAGTGCACGGTACTCAGCCTGGAGCAGTCCTATGCCCACGCAGGTCTGGGTGGCATGGCCAGCATCTTTGGGCTTCTGGAGATCGCCCAGACCCACTACTATAGTAAAG AACCAGACAAGCGGAGGAGGAGTCCAACAGAGAGTGTAAATACACCAGTTGGCAAGGATCCTGGCCTGGCTGGGCGGGGGGACCCAAAGGCTATGGCACAGCTGAGAGTTCCCCAGCTGGGACCTCGAGCACCAAGTGCTGCAGGAAGGAGTCCTAAGGAGCTAGACACCAGAAGTTTAAAGGAGGAGAATTTTGTAGCATCTGTTG GGCCTGAGGTAATCAAACCCGTCTTTGACCTTGGTGAGACAGAGGAGAAGAAGTCCCAAATCAGCGCAGACAGTGGTGTGAGCCTGACATCTGGTTCCCAG AGGACTGATACAGACTCTGTCATCGGTGTGAGTCCAGCTGTTATGGTGCGAAGCTCCAGTCAGGATTCTGAA GTGAGTAACAGTTCTGGAGAGACCCTTGGAGCAGACAGTGACCTGAGCAGCAATGCTGGTGATGGACCAGGCGGCGAGGGCAGTGCCCACTTGGCAGGCTCTCGGGGCACTTTGTCTGATAGTGAAATTGAGACCAACTCTGCCACCAGTGCCATCTTT GGTGAGGCCCACAGCTTGAAGCCAAGCATAAAAGAGACGCTGGTGGGCAGCCCAGTTCGCTCTTCCGAAGATGCAAGCCAGCGAGTCTACCTCTACGAGGGACTCCTAG GCAAGGAGCGTTCTACTTTATGGGACCAAATGCAGTTCTGGGAAGATGCGTTCTTAGATGCTGTGATGTTGGAGAGAGAAGGGATGGGTATGGACCAGGGTCCCCAGGAAATGATAGACAG GTACCTGTCCCTGGGGGAACATGACCGGAAGCGCCTAGAGGATGATGAAGATCGTTTACTGGCCACGCTTTTGCACAACCTCATCTCCTACATGCTGCTGATGAAG GTAAATAAGAATGACATCCGGAAGAAGGTGAGGCGCCTAATGGGAAAGTCCCATATTGGGCTTGTGTACAGTCAGCAAATCAATGAAGTGCTTGATCAGCTGGTGAACCTG AATGGACGTGATCTCTCTATCCGGTCCAGTGGCAGCCGGCACATGAAGAAGCAGACATTCGTGGTACATGCGGGGACAGACACAAACGGAGATCTCTTCTTCATGGAG GTGTGTGATGACTGTGTGGTGTTGCGTAGTAACATCGGGACGGTGTATGAGCGCTGGTGGTACGAGAAGCTCATCAACATGACCTACTGTCCCAAGACCAAGGTGTTGTGCTTGTGGCGTAGAAACGGCTCTGAGACCCAGCTCAACAAATTCTATACTAAGAAG TGTCGGGAGCTGTACTACTGCGTGAAGGATAGCATGGAGCGTGCTGCCGCCCGACAGCAGAGTATCAAACCTG GACCTGAACTAGGTGGCGAGTTCCCTGTGCAGGACATGAAGACTGGTGAGGGTGGCTTGCTGCAGGTCACCCTAGAAGGGATCAATCTCAAGTTCATGCACAACCAG TTCCTGAAATTAAAGAAGTGGTGA
- the MADD gene encoding MAP kinase-activating death domain protein isoform X11 — protein sequence MVQKKKFCPRLLDYLVIVGARHPSSDSVAQTPELLRRYPLEDHAEFPLPPDVVFFCQPEGCLSVRQRRMSLRDDTSFVFTLTDKDTGVTRYGICVNFYRSFQKRMPKEKGEGGAGSRAKEGPRAACASEEVGTESSESGSSLQPPSADSTPDVNQSPRGKRRAKAGSRSRNSTLTSLCVLSHYPFFSTFRECLYTLKRLVDCCSERLLGKKLGIPRGIQRDTMWRIFTGSLLVEEKSSALLHDLREIEAWIYRLLRSPVPVSGQKRVDIEVLPQEFQQALTFALPDPSRFTLVDFPLHLPLELLGVDACLQVLTCILLEHKVVLQSRDYNALSMSVMAFVAMIYPLEYMFPVIPLLPTCMASAEQLLLAPTPYIIGVPASFFLYKLDFKMPDDVWLVDLDSNRVVAPTNAEVLPILPEPESLELKKHLKQALASMSLNTQPILNLEKFHEGQEIPLLLGRPSNDLQSTPSTEFNPLIYGNDVDSVDVATRVAMVRFFNSPNVLQGFQMHTRTLRLFPRPVVAFQAGSFLASRPRQTPFAEKLARTQAVEYFGEWILNPTNYAFQRIHNNMFDPALIGDKPKWYAHQLQPIHYRVYDSNSQLAEALSVPPERDSDSEPTDDSGSDSMDYDDSSSSYSSLGDFVSEMMKCDINGDTPNVDPLTHAALGDASEVEIDELQTQKEEEEPGPDSEHSQENPPLRSSSSTTASSSPSTVIHGASSEPADSTKMDDKAAVSVSKPLPTVPPSIGKSNMDRRQTEIGEGAQKLLRPNSLKLASDSDAESDSRASSPTSTVSNNSTEGFGGIMSFASSLYRNHSTSFSLSNLTLPTKGAREKTTPFPSLKGNRRALVDQKSSVIKHSPTVKREPPSPQGRSSNSSENQQFLKEVVHSVLDGQGVGWLNMKKVRRLLESEQLRVFVLSKLNRTVQSEDDARQDIIPDVEISRKVYKGMLDLLKCTVLSLEQSYAHAGLGGMASIFGLLEIAQTHYYSKEPDKRRRSPTESVNTPVGKDPGLAGRGDPKAMAQLRVPQLGPRAPSAAGRSPKELDTRSLKEENFVASVGPEVIKPVFDLGETEEKKSQISADSGVSLTSGSQRTDTDSVIGVSPAVMVRSSSQDSEVSTVSNSSGETLGADSDLSSNAGDGPGGEGSAHLAGSRGTLSDSEIETNSATSAIFGEAHSLKPSIKETLVGSPVRSSEDASQRVYLYEGLLGKERSTLWDQMQFWEDAFLDAVMLEREGMGMDQGPQEMIDRYLSLGEHDRKRLEDDEDRLLATLLHNLISYMLLMKVNKNDIRKKVRRLMGKSHIGLVYSQQINEVLDQLVNLNGRDLSIRSSGSRHMKKQTFVVHAGTDTNGDLFFMEVCDDCVVLRSNIGTVYERWWYEKLINMTYCPKTKVLCLWRRNGSETQLNKFYTKKCRELYYCVKDSMERAAARQQSIKPGPELGGEFPVQDMKTGEGGLLQVTLEGINLKFMHNQFLKLKKW from the exons ATGGTGCAAAAGAAGAAGTTCTGTCCTCGATTACTTGACTATCTAGTGATTGTGGGAGCCAG GCACCCGAGCAGCGATAGCGTGGCCCAGACTCCTGAACTGCTGCGGCGATACCCGTTGGAGGATCACGCTGAGTTTCCCCTGCCCCCGGATGTGGTGTTCTTCTGCCAGCCAGAGGGCTGTCTGAGTGTGCGGCAGCGGCGCATGAGCCTGCGGGACGACACTTCTTTTGTCTTCACCCTCACTGACAAGGACACTGGAGTCACGCGTTATGGCATCTGTGTTAACTTCTACCGCTCCTTCCAAAAGCGAATGCCTAAGGAAAAGGGGGAGGGTGGGGCAGGGTCCCGTGCCAAGGAAGGACCCCGTGCTGCCTGTGCCTCAGAAGAGGTTGGCACTGAGAGCTCGGAGAGTGGCTCGTCCCTGCAGCCTCCCAGTGCCGACTCCACCCCGGATGTGAACCAGTCTCCTCGGGGCAAACGCCGGGCCAAGGCGGGGAGCCGGTCCCGCAACAGTACTCTGACGTCCCTGTGCGTGCTTAGCCACTACCCCTTCTTCTCCACCTTCCGAGAGTGTCTCTATACCCTCAAACGTCTGGTGGACTGCTGTAGTGAGCGACTGCTGGGCAAGAAACTGGGCATCCCGCGAGGCATACAAAG AGACACCATGTGGCGCATCTTTACTGGATCACTGCTAGTGGAGGAGAAGTCAAGTGCCCTTCTGCATGACCTTCGAGAGATTGAGGCCTGGATCTATCGGTTGCTGCGCTCCCCAGTACCCGTCTCCGGGCAGAAGCGAGTAGACATTGAGGTCCTGCCCCAGGAGTTCCAGCAAGCTCTGACCTTTGCTCTTCCAGACCCCTCTCGATTCACCCTAGTGGATTTCCCGCTGCACCTTCCCTTGGAACTTCTGGGTGTGGATGCCTGTCTTCAGGTGCTAACCTGCATCCTGTTAGAGCACAAG GTGGTGCTACAGTCCCGAGACTACAACGCGCTCTCTATGTCTGTGATGGCGTTTGTGGCAATGATCTACCCCTTGGAGTATATGTTTCCTGTTATCCCACTGCTGCCCACCTGCATGGCATCGGCAGAGCAG CTGCTGTTGGCTCCAACCCCGTACATTATCGGGGTCCCTGCCAGTTTCTTCCTCTACAAACTGGACTTCAAAATGCCTGATGATGTGTGGCTAGTGGATCTGGACAGCAATAGG GTGGTTGCCCCCACCAATGCAGAAGTGCTGCCTATCCTGCCGGAACCAGAATCATTAGAGCTGAAAAAACATTTAAAGCAG GCCCTCGCCAGCATGAGTCTCAACACCCAGCCCATCCTCAATCTGGAGAAATTCCATGAGGGCCAGGAGATCCCCCTTCTCTTGGGAAGGCCTTCGAATGACCTGCAGTCCACACCTTCCACTGAATTCAACCCACTCATCTATGGCAATGATGTGGATTCTGTGGATGTCGCAACCAG AGTGGCCATGGTCCGTTTCTTCAACTCCCCCAACGTGCTGCAGGGCTTTCAGATGCACACACGTACCCTACGTCTCTTCCCGCGGCCTGTGGTAGCTTTTCAAGCTGGCTCCTTTCTAGCCTCCCGTCCCCGGCAGACTCCTTTTGCTGAGAAATTGGCCAGGACTCAGGCTGTGGAGTACTTTGGAGAATGGATCCTTAACCCCACCAACTATGCCTTTCAGCGAATTCACAACA ACATGTTTGATCCAGCCCTGATTGGTGACAAGCCAAAGTGGTATGCTCATCAGCTGCAGCCCATCCATTATCGAGTCTATGATAGCAATTCCCAGCTGGCCGAGGCGCTGAGTGTGCCACCGGAGCGTGACTCTGACTCTGAACCTACCGATGACAG CGGCAGTGATAGTATGGATTATGATGACTCAAGCTCTTCCTACTCCTCCCTTGGTGACTTTGTTAGTGAAATGATGAAATGTGACATCAATGGTGACACTCCTA ATGTGGATCCCCTGACTCACGCGGCACTGGGGGATGCCAGTGAGGTAGAGATTGATGAGCTGCAAAcccagaaggaagaagaggaacctGGCCCAGACAGCGAGCACTCTCAGGAAAACCCGCCACTGCGCTCCAGCTCCAGCACCACCGCCAGCAGCAGCCCCAGCACTGTCATCCATGGAGCCAGTTCT GAACCTGCTGACTCAACAAAGATGGATGATAAGGCAGCAGTGAGCGTCTCCAAGCCCCTCCCTACTGTGCCTCCCAGCATTGGCAAATCGAACATGGACAGGCGTCAGACAGAAATTGGAGAGGG GGCTCAAAAGCTGCTGCGGCCCAACAGCTTGAAACTGGCAAGCGACTCAGATGCAGAGTCGGACTCTCGAGCGAGCTCTCCCACCTCCACCGTCTCCAACAACAGCACCGAGGGCTTCGGGGGCATCATGTCTTTTGCCA GCAGCCTGTATCGGAACCACAGCACAAGCTTCAGTCTTTCAAACCTCACACTGCCCACCAAAGGTGCCCGAGAGAAGACCACGCCCTTCCCCAGTCTGAAAG GAAACAGGAGGGCCCTAGTGGACCAGAAGTCGTCTGTCATTAAACACAGCCCAACAGTGAAAAGAGAGCCTCCATCACCCCAGGGTCGATCCAGCAATTCTAg TGAAAACCAGCAGTTCCTGAAGGAGGTGGTGCACAGCGTGCTGGATGGCCAGGGAGTTGGCTGGCTCAACATGAAAAAGGTGCGACGGCTGCTGGAGAGCGAGCAGCTGCGAGTCTTTGTCCTGAGCAAGCTGAACCGCACCGTGCAGTCAGAGGACGATGCCCGGCAGGACATCATCCCAGATGTG GAGATCAGTCGAAAGGTGTACAAGGGAATGTTAGACCTGCTCAAGTGCACGGTACTCAGCCTGGAGCAGTCCTATGCCCACGCAGGTCTGGGTGGCATGGCCAGCATCTTTGGGCTTCTGGAGATCGCCCAGACCCACTACTATAGTAAAG AACCAGACAAGCGGAGGAGGAGTCCAACAGAGAGTGTAAATACACCAGTTGGCAAGGATCCTGGCCTGGCTGGGCGGGGGGACCCAAAGGCTATGGCACAGCTGAGAGTTCCCCAGCTGGGACCTCGAGCACCAAGTGCTGCAGGAAGGAGTCCTAAGGAGCTAGACACCAGAAGTTTAAAGGAGGAGAATTTTGTAGCATCTGTTG GGCCTGAGGTAATCAAACCCGTCTTTGACCTTGGTGAGACAGAGGAGAAGAAGTCCCAAATCAGCGCAGACAGTGGTGTGAGCCTGACATCTGGTTCCCAG AGGACTGATACAGACTCTGTCATCGGTGTGAGTCCAGCTGTTATGGTGCGAAGCTCCAGTCAGGATTCTGAAGTTAGCACC GTGAGTAACAGTTCTGGAGAGACCCTTGGAGCAGACAGTGACCTGAGCAGCAATGCTGGTGATGGACCAGGCGGCGAGGGCAGTGCCCACTTGGCAGGCTCTCGGGGCACTTTGTCTGATAGTGAAATTGAGACCAACTCTGCCACCAGTGCCATCTTT GGTGAGGCCCACAGCTTGAAGCCAAGCATAAAAGAGACGCTGGTGGGCAGCCCAGTTCGCTCTTCCGAAGATGCAAGCCAGCGAGTCTACCTCTACGAGGGACTCCTAG GCAAGGAGCGTTCTACTTTATGGGACCAAATGCAGTTCTGGGAAGATGCGTTCTTAGATGCTGTGATGTTGGAGAGAGAAGGGATGGGTATGGACCAGGGTCCCCAGGAAATGATAGACAG GTACCTGTCCCTGGGGGAACATGACCGGAAGCGCCTAGAGGATGATGAAGATCGTTTACTGGCCACGCTTTTGCACAACCTCATCTCCTACATGCTGCTGATGAAG GTAAATAAGAATGACATCCGGAAGAAGGTGAGGCGCCTAATGGGAAAGTCCCATATTGGGCTTGTGTACAGTCAGCAAATCAATGAAGTGCTTGATCAGCTGGTGAACCTG AATGGACGTGATCTCTCTATCCGGTCCAGTGGCAGCCGGCACATGAAGAAGCAGACATTCGTGGTACATGCGGGGACAGACACAAACGGAGATCTCTTCTTCATGGAG GTGTGTGATGACTGTGTGGTGTTGCGTAGTAACATCGGGACGGTGTATGAGCGCTGGTGGTACGAGAAGCTCATCAACATGACCTACTGTCCCAAGACCAAGGTGTTGTGCTTGTGGCGTAGAAACGGCTCTGAGACCCAGCTCAACAAATTCTATACTAAGAAG TGTCGGGAGCTGTACTACTGCGTGAAGGATAGCATGGAGCGTGCTGCCGCCCGACAGCAGAGTATCAAACCTG GACCTGAACTAGGTGGCGAGTTCCCTGTGCAGGACATGAAGACTGGTGAGGGTGGCTTGCTGCAGGTCACCCTAGAAGGGATCAATCTCAAGTTCATGCACAACCAG TTCCTGAAATTAAAGAAGTGGTGA